The following are encoded together in the Janthinobacterium sp. Marseille genome:
- a CDS encoding formate dehydrogenase subunit gamma has product MNTWFAKLAAGLTLLVATSGLALAQANDPAAAKAAVPPAAQSMSNIESDDILYMKQNQAERTEVQRGNLAPVYRQVKEGGEHYSSLPALESGVLIQPKAQFPGQARATTAGEAWRLYRNGPLTTYGGWLIIVAVLGIAAFYFAVGTIKLKNGRTGRLIERFTSMERMTHWTVAISFLTLALTGLIMLFGKYVVLPVFGHTVFGWLAYACKNVHNFVGPVFTVSLIVMFAIFVKDNFPGKGDLQWLKNLGGARGHASAGRFNAGEKLWFWGGMVFLGLIVSASGFVLDMLVPGILYTRGNMQVAHVIHLVAAVLVFSASLAHIYIGTLGMEGAYKAMKTGYVDDAWAKEHHDLWYADIESGKIPRVRTPEATEKAGTPIKAV; this is encoded by the coding sequence ATGAATACATGGTTTGCCAAACTCGCCGCCGGACTGACGCTGCTGGTAGCGACTTCCGGCCTGGCGCTGGCACAGGCGAATGATCCCGCCGCTGCCAAGGCTGCGGTGCCACCTGCTGCGCAAAGTATGTCGAATATCGAATCCGACGATATCCTTTACATGAAACAGAACCAGGCTGAGCGTACCGAGGTGCAGCGGGGAAACCTAGCACCGGTATACCGGCAGGTGAAGGAAGGCGGCGAGCACTACTCCAGCTTGCCGGCGCTGGAATCTGGTGTGCTGATACAGCCAAAGGCGCAATTTCCAGGACAGGCACGTGCCACTACCGCAGGTGAGGCGTGGCGCCTGTATCGCAATGGCCCGCTGACCACCTATGGCGGCTGGCTGATCATTGTTGCCGTGCTTGGCATTGCCGCTTTCTATTTTGCGGTAGGTACCATCAAACTGAAAAATGGCCGTACCGGTCGCCTGATCGAACGGTTCACTTCGATGGAACGCATGACGCACTGGACGGTGGCGATCAGCTTCCTGACGCTGGCGCTGACCGGACTCATCATGTTGTTCGGCAAATATGTCGTGTTGCCGGTGTTCGGCCATACGGTATTTGGCTGGCTGGCGTATGCCTGCAAAAACGTGCACAACTTTGTGGGGCCGGTTTTCACCGTCTCGCTGATCGTGATGTTCGCAATCTTCGTCAAGGATAACTTCCCTGGCAAAGGCGATTTGCAATGGCTGAAAAACCTCGGCGGCGCGCGTGGCCACGCCAGTGCAGGGCGCTTCAATGCCGGTGAAAAACTGTGGTTCTGGGGCGGCATGGTATTCCTCGGCCTGATTGTGAGCGCTTCAGGCTTTGTGCTCGACATGCTGGTGCCGGGCATCCTGTACACCCGCGGCAATATGCAGGTTGCCCACGTCATCCACCTGGTGGCGGCGGTGCTGGTATTCAGCGCATCGCTGGCGCATATCTATATTGGTACGCTGGGGATGGAAGGTGCCTACAAGGCGATGAAGACCGGTTACGTCGATGATGCATGGGCCAAGGAGCATCACGATCTTTGGTATGCCGATATTGAAAGTGGCAAGATTCCTCGCGTACGTACTCCCGAAGCGACGGAAAAAGCAGGCACACCGATCAAGGCAGTTTAA
- the fdh3B gene encoding formate dehydrogenase FDH3 subunit beta, which translates to MARMKFICDAERCIECNGCVTACKNENEVPWGVNRRRVVTINDGVIGQEKSISVACMHCSDAPCMAVCPVDCFYRTEEGVVLHDKDICIGCGYCSYACPFGAPQFPSNGTFGLRGKMDKCTFCAGGPEENGSKAEFEKYGRNRLAEGKLPACAEMCSTKALLGGDGDVIADILRTRVLRRGKGSEVWGWGTAYGKSHNPDAKAPSGGKS; encoded by the coding sequence ATGGCACGAATGAAATTCATCTGTGATGCAGAACGCTGTATCGAATGCAATGGCTGCGTGACGGCCTGCAAGAACGAAAACGAAGTACCGTGGGGCGTGAATCGCCGCCGCGTGGTCACCATCAACGACGGCGTGATCGGCCAGGAAAAATCGATCTCGGTCGCCTGTATGCATTGCTCCGATGCGCCTTGCATGGCGGTCTGCCCGGTCGATTGCTTTTACCGCACCGAAGAAGGCGTGGTCTTGCATGACAAGGATATTTGCATAGGTTGCGGTTACTGCTCCTACGCTTGCCCGTTTGGTGCGCCACAGTTCCCATCCAACGGCACGTTCGGCCTGCGCGGAAAAATGGACAAGTGCACCTTCTGTGCCGGCGGACCGGAAGAAAACGGTTCCAAGGCAGAGTTTGAAAAATATGGCCGCAATCGCCTGGCCGAAGGCAAGCTGCCGGCCTGTGCCGAAATGTGTTCGACCAAGGCCTTGCTGGGCGGTGATGGCGATGTGATTGCCGACATCTTGCGCACACGGGTACTGCGACGCGGCAAGGGCAGCGAAGTCTGGGGCTGGGGCACCGCCTACGGTAAATCGCATAATCCGGACGCTAAGGCACCAAGCGGAGGCAAATCATGA
- a CDS encoding formate dehydrogenase subunit alpha — translation MLLTRKSNAAERSPARFSSSLADSLSRALPTMDRRGFLKRSGIGIGAGIAAAQLGLIQKARAADGAKAADGKKIEVKRTVCTHCSVGCASDAIVENGVWVRQEPVFDSPINLGAHCAKGAALREHGHGEYRLKYPMKLVNGKYQRISWDQALNEISAKMLDIRKASGPDSVYFVGSSKHNNEQAALMRKFVSFFGTNNTDHQARICHSTTVAGVANTWGYGAMTNSYNDMQNSKAALYIGSNAAEAHPVSMLHMLHAKETGTKMIVVDPRYTRTAAKADQYIRIRSGSDIPFLWGVLYHIFKNGWEDKKYINDRVYGMEKVREEVMKWTPEKVEEACGVPEAEIYKAAETMAMNRPSTIVWCMGQTQHSIGNAMVRASCILQLALGNVGKSGGGTNIFRGHDNVQGATDVGPNPDSLPGYYGLAAGSWKHWCAVWGVDYEWVKKQYVSQEMMEKSGTTVSRWVDAVLEKSENLDQDNAVKAVLFWGHAPNSQTRGLDMKKAFDKLDLLVVIDPYPSATAAMAAMKVDGQELNPNRAVYLLPAATQFETSGSVTASNRSLQWREKVIEPLFESRTDHMIMYQMAQKLGFGKELVAKIKLVPGKGGMMEPEPESMLEEINRGTWTIGYTGQSPTRLKAHMRNMHLFDVKTLRCKAGKDAESGYDMAGDYFGLPWPCYGTPELKHPGSPNLYDTSKAMMDGGGNFRANFGVEREGVSLLAEDGSHSLGADITTGYPEFDHILLKKLGWWDDLTEAEKKAAEGKNWKTDLSGGIQRVTMKVHGVHPWGNAKARAVVWNFPDAVPLHREPIYGTRPDLVAKYPTHDDKKAFWRMPTLYKSLQDKNIEAKLYEKFPIILTSGRLVEYEGGGEETRSNPWLAELQQDNFVEINPKAAEARGIRNNEYVIVSTPTGARIKVKALVTVRVAEDTAFIPFHFSGWWQGKDMLDSYPEGAHPIVRGEAVNTATTYGYDSVTMMQETKTTICNIEKATA, via the coding sequence ATGCTGTTAACTCGCAAAAGCAACGCTGCTGAGCGTTCGCCTGCACGATTCTCATCCAGCCTGGCTGATAGCTTGTCGCGTGCGCTGCCCACCATGGACAGACGCGGCTTCCTTAAACGTTCCGGCATCGGTATCGGCGCGGGTATCGCGGCGGCACAACTGGGACTGATCCAGAAAGCCAGGGCTGCGGATGGCGCCAAGGCTGCGGACGGCAAAAAGATTGAAGTCAAACGCACGGTGTGTACGCATTGCTCGGTGGGTTGTGCCTCTGACGCGATCGTCGAAAACGGCGTGTGGGTACGGCAGGAACCGGTGTTCGATTCGCCGATCAACCTCGGCGCCCATTGCGCAAAAGGTGCGGCACTGCGCGAGCACGGTCATGGCGAATACCGTCTGAAGTATCCGATGAAGCTGGTCAACGGCAAATACCAGCGCATCAGCTGGGATCAGGCACTGAACGAAATCTCCGCGAAGATGCTGGACATCCGCAAAGCCAGTGGCCCGGATTCGGTCTACTTTGTCGGCTCCTCCAAGCACAATAACGAACAGGCTGCGCTGATGCGCAAATTCGTTTCCTTCTTCGGCACTAATAATACTGATCACCAGGCGCGTATCTGCCACTCGACCACGGTTGCAGGTGTTGCGAACACCTGGGGTTATGGCGCGATGACGAATAGCTATAACGACATGCAGAATTCCAAAGCTGCGTTATACATTGGTTCGAATGCAGCCGAAGCCCATCCGGTATCCATGCTGCACATGCTGCACGCGAAGGAAACCGGCACCAAGATGATCGTGGTGGATCCGCGCTATACCCGCACCGCGGCCAAGGCAGATCAATATATCCGCATCCGTTCCGGTTCCGATATTCCTTTCCTGTGGGGTGTGCTGTACCACATCTTTAAAAACGGCTGGGAAGACAAGAAGTACATCAATGACCGTGTCTACGGGATGGAAAAGGTCAGGGAAGAAGTCATGAAGTGGACGCCGGAAAAAGTCGAAGAGGCTTGCGGCGTACCGGAAGCGGAAATATACAAAGCCGCTGAAACCATGGCCATGAACCGTCCGTCCACCATCGTCTGGTGCATGGGGCAAACGCAGCACAGCATCGGTAATGCGATGGTGCGCGCATCCTGCATCCTGCAACTGGCTCTGGGCAACGTCGGCAAGTCCGGCGGCGGCACCAATATTTTCCGCGGCCACGATAATGTGCAAGGTGCAACCGACGTCGGTCCTAATCCGGATTCGCTGCCTGGTTACTACGGGCTGGCAGCCGGCTCGTGGAAGCACTGGTGTGCGGTTTGGGGCGTCGACTACGAATGGGTCAAGAAGCAGTATGTCTCGCAAGAGATGATGGAAAAATCCGGCACCACCGTATCGCGTTGGGTCGATGCAGTGCTGGAGAAAAGCGAGAACCTCGATCAGGACAATGCCGTCAAGGCCGTGTTGTTCTGGGGCCATGCACCAAACTCGCAAACGCGTGGCCTGGATATGAAGAAGGCTTTCGACAAACTCGACCTGCTGGTCGTGATCGATCCTTATCCATCGGCAACCGCGGCAATGGCGGCGATGAAAGTCGACGGCCAGGAATTGAATCCGAATCGCGCGGTATATCTGTTGCCGGCGGCAACCCAGTTTGAAACCTCGGGCTCCGTCACTGCTTCGAACCGTTCGCTGCAATGGCGTGAAAAAGTCATTGAGCCATTGTTCGAGTCCCGTACCGATCACATGATCATGTATCAAATGGCGCAAAAGCTGGGCTTCGGTAAGGAGCTGGTCGCCAAGATCAAGCTGGTGCCGGGCAAGGGCGGCATGATGGAACCGGAACCGGAATCCATGCTGGAAGAAATCAATCGCGGCACCTGGACCATTGGCTATACCGGCCAGTCGCCGACGCGCCTGAAAGCGCATATGCGCAATATGCATCTGTTTGATGTGAAGACCTTGCGCTGCAAGGCCGGCAAGGATGCGGAAAGCGGTTACGACATGGCCGGCGATTATTTCGGCTTGCCATGGCCATGTTATGGCACACCGGAACTCAAGCATCCGGGTTCACCTAATTTGTATGACACTTCCAAGGCCATGATGGATGGCGGCGGTAACTTCCGTGCGAACTTCGGCGTCGAGCGCGAAGGTGTCAGCCTGCTGGCGGAAGATGGCTCGCACTCCTTGGGTGCCGACATCACGACCGGCTATCCGGAATTCGATCACATCCTGCTGAAGAAACTCGGCTGGTGGGACGACCTGACTGAAGCCGAGAAAAAAGCGGCGGAAGGCAAGAACTGGAAGACAGATCTTTCCGGTGGCATCCAGCGCGTCACGATGAAAGTGCACGGCGTACATCCATGGGGTAACGCCAAGGCAAGGGCAGTGGTGTGGAACTTCCCGGATGCGGTGCCGCTGCATCGCGAACCTATCTATGGCACACGTCCCGACCTGGTCGCGAAGTATCCGACGCATGACGACAAGAAGGCGTTCTGGCGCATGCCGACTTTGTACAAGTCGCTGCAGGATAAAAATATCGAAGCCAAGCTGTATGAAAAATTCCCGATCATCCTTACCTCGGGACGTTTGGTCGAGTATGAAGGCGGCGGTGAAGAGACGCGTTCCAATCCATGGCTGGCCGAGCTGCAGCAGGATAACTTCGTCGAGATCAATCCAAAAGCGGCAGAGGCGCGCGGCATACGCAATAACGAGTATGTGATCGTCTCCACGCCGACCGGTGCACGCATCAAGGTCAAGGCGCTGGTGACGGTGCGCGTGGCGGAAGACACGGCCTTTATTCCATTCCACTTCTCCGGCTGGTGGCAGGGCAAGGACATGCTGGATTCCTACCCTGAAGGCGCACATCCGATCGTGCGCGGCGAGGCGGTGAATACGGCGACCACTTACGGTTACGACTCGGTAACCATGATGCAGGAAACCAAGACCACCATTTGCAATATTGAGAAAGCGACTGCATAG
- a CDS encoding molecular chaperone TorD family protein, translating into MTTAQAMKFETPDHGEETARADVYGLLATLLYAPPSQTLLDTIAAAPVQGDSALELAWAELVDTCKTAQQEAVREEYEQLFVGVGKPEVMLYGSYYLSGFLMEKPLAELRTDLMQLGLQRSDNVVESEDHLATLCEVMRYLIASDDVINANLITQKKFFSDHMQAWVVNCCNAIEASANARFYKPVARLARQFFEVEMQAFDMSLD; encoded by the coding sequence ATGACGACTGCCCAAGCAATGAAGTTTGAAACTCCGGACCACGGTGAGGAAACCGCGCGCGCCGATGTCTACGGTTTGTTGGCCACGCTCCTGTATGCGCCTCCATCGCAGACCTTGCTGGATACGATTGCAGCGGCACCGGTGCAGGGCGACAGTGCGCTGGAACTGGCCTGGGCGGAGTTGGTCGACACTTGTAAAACGGCGCAACAGGAAGCGGTACGGGAAGAATATGAGCAGCTTTTTGTCGGCGTCGGCAAGCCGGAGGTGATGCTGTACGGTTCTTATTACCTGTCCGGCTTCCTGATGGAAAAGCCCCTGGCCGAATTACGTACCGACCTGATGCAGCTGGGTTTGCAGCGATCCGATAATGTAGTTGAGAGTGAAGACCATCTGGCGACCTTGTGTGAAGTCATGCGTTACCTGATTGCGTCGGATGACGTGATCAATGCGAACCTGATCACACAAAAGAAATTCTTCAGCGACCATATGCAAGCATGGGTCGTCAATTGTTGCAACGCAATAGAGGCTAGTGCCAACGCGCGTTTTTATAAACCGGTGGCCCGGTTGGCGCGGCAATTTTTTGAAGTGGAAATGCAGGCTTTTGATATGAGCCTGGATTGA
- a CDS encoding 4Fe-4S binding protein: MSTEFKVCNCNRTMPLDTQAGAQIGAALGSGALPMHSELCRREVGSYLNALDGVDDVVVACTQERSLFAEIAQQKNSVAPLRFVNIRETGGWGREAKNSIPKMAALLAAAALPEPDPVATVDYQSSGHALLIGPAERVLPWAQRLGTQLDISVLLTKGAAGEMLQERSFPVFSGERIAVSGWLGAFTVQWQQANPIDLEACTRCNACVDVCPENAIDLTYQIDLSKCKSHRDCVKACGTIGAIDFARSVTQRSGDFDLIFDLSDAPLLTLHQPPQGYFAPGANAQQQIDDALRLTQMVGEFSKPKFFLYKEKLCAHGRNGKVGCTACIDVCSAEAVSHHGDQIKVNPNLCVGCGACTTVCPSGALAYAYPRVSDTGSRMKTMLSTYTKAGGTQAALLLHNQERGAELVNQLGRLARAEGKLKGFPAYVMPLELHHIASTGIDLWLTAIAYGATHISVLVTPQDAPQYVTALHAQMEIAQTILSGLGYTGVHLSLIQAQTAAQLDTGLSTIQPAQVPQQRALFNIAADKRSALELAIDHLRTHAPQQVDEIALPAGAPYGMVMVNKDSCTLCMSCVGACPESALTDNANMPQLRFIEKNCVQCGLCEKTCPENAITLAPRLLLTDAAKQAVVLNEAQPFHCISCQKPFGTAQMIENMVSKLSLHGAFVGNVDRLKMCPDCRVVDMMANKQEAVITDLKRH, from the coding sequence ATGAGCACAGAATTCAAAGTATGTAATTGCAATCGCACCATGCCGCTTGATACACAGGCAGGTGCACAGATAGGCGCAGCGCTGGGTAGCGGCGCGCTGCCCATGCATAGCGAGCTATGCCGTCGCGAGGTGGGTTCTTATCTGAATGCACTGGACGGCGTCGATGATGTGGTCGTTGCCTGTACCCAGGAACGCAGCCTGTTCGCGGAAATTGCGCAACAAAAGAATTCGGTGGCGCCGCTGCGTTTCGTCAACATCCGTGAAACCGGCGGCTGGGGTCGCGAAGCAAAAAATTCCATTCCCAAGATGGCCGCTTTACTGGCTGCAGCCGCATTGCCTGAGCCTGATCCGGTCGCTACCGTCGATTACCAGTCCAGTGGTCATGCGCTCCTTATAGGTCCGGCAGAACGTGTATTGCCATGGGCGCAACGCCTGGGTACGCAATTGGATATCAGCGTATTGCTGACGAAGGGAGCGGCCGGTGAAATGCTGCAGGAGCGCAGCTTCCCGGTTTTTTCCGGTGAACGCATCGCGGTATCGGGCTGGCTCGGTGCTTTTACCGTGCAGTGGCAACAAGCCAATCCCATCGACCTGGAAGCCTGCACACGCTGCAATGCCTGCGTTGATGTCTGCCCGGAAAACGCCATCGACCTCACTTACCAGATCGACCTGAGCAAGTGTAAATCGCATCGCGATTGCGTCAAGGCTTGCGGCACCATAGGCGCGATTGATTTTGCGCGCAGCGTGACGCAACGCAGTGGCGATTTTGATTTGATTTTTGATTTGTCGGATGCACCGCTACTGACGCTGCACCAGCCGCCGCAAGGTTATTTTGCACCTGGTGCCAATGCGCAGCAGCAGATCGACGATGCCTTGCGCCTGACGCAAATGGTCGGTGAGTTCAGCAAGCCGAAATTCTTCCTCTACAAGGAAAAGCTGTGCGCGCACGGCCGTAACGGCAAGGTCGGTTGTACCGCATGTATCGATGTATGTTCGGCGGAAGCAGTCAGTCATCACGGCGACCAGATCAAGGTTAACCCGAACCTGTGCGTAGGTTGCGGCGCGTGTACCACGGTGTGTCCGTCGGGTGCGCTGGCCTATGCTTATCCGCGTGTAAGCGATACCGGCAGCCGGATGAAAACCATGTTGTCCACCTATACGAAGGCGGGCGGTACGCAAGCCGCCTTGCTGCTGCACAACCAGGAGCGGGGCGCAGAATTGGTGAATCAATTGGGACGCCTGGCGCGGGCCGAAGGCAAGCTCAAGGGCTTCCCTGCATATGTGATGCCGCTGGAATTGCATCACATCGCCTCCACCGGCATCGATTTGTGGCTGACCGCCATTGCCTACGGTGCCACGCATATATCCGTCCTGGTGACGCCACAGGATGCACCGCAGTACGTGACCGCCTTGCATGCGCAGATGGAAATCGCGCAAACCATATTGAGCGGGCTCGGCTATACCGGTGTGCACCTGTCGTTGATACAGGCGCAAACAGCGGCGCAGCTGGATACCGGTTTATCCACGATCCAGCCCGCACAAGTTCCGCAGCAGCGCGCGCTGTTCAATATCGCGGCAGACAAGCGCAGCGCGCTGGAACTGGCGATCGATCATCTCAGGACGCATGCACCACAACAGGTGGATGAAATCGCTTTGCCGGCCGGCGCACCTTACGGCATGGTCATGGTCAACAAGGATAGCTGTACTTTGTGCATGTCTTGTGTCGGTGCCTGCCCGGAATCGGCGCTGACCGACAATGCCAATATGCCGCAATTGCGTTTCATCGAAAAGAATTGCGTGCAGTGCGGGTTATGTGAAAAGACTTGCCCGGAAAACGCCATCACGCTGGCACCACGCCTCTTGCTGACCGACGCCGCGAAACAGGCGGTAGTGCTGAATGAAGCGCAGCCTTTCCATTGCATCAGTTGCCAGAAGCCTTTCGGTACCGCGCAGATGATAGAAAACATGGTGAGCAAGCTGTCCCTGCATGGTGCTTTTGTCGGCAACGTTGACCGCCTCAAGATGTGCCCGGATTGCCGCGTGGTCGACATGATGGCGAACAAGCAGGAAGCCGTCATCACGGATTTGAAAAGACACTGA
- a CDS encoding DUF3306 domain-containing protein produces MAAEEFFARWAKKNAEAGQSPQVVPEESAGEASRDVVPTAEAPPEAKPLPTMDDVAKLTHDSDYSGFMAQGVDESVKRSAMKKLFTDPHFNIMDGLDVYIEDFSKFEPMTPAFIAGLSHAKGLMDPLAQLKSPLMKLLDMQPEPPALEAPAAASEDTVAPIAATEGEGDKETPPENAAENTDSKTDTSGEPNAASRVADN; encoded by the coding sequence ATGGCCGCTGAAGAATTCTTTGCACGCTGGGCGAAAAAAAATGCCGAGGCTGGGCAGTCGCCGCAAGTTGTGCCTGAAGAAAGTGCGGGCGAAGCGAGCCGGGATGTTGTGCCGACAGCAGAAGCGCCACCGGAAGCAAAGCCTTTGCCGACCATGGATGATGTGGCCAAACTCACACACGATTCGGATTACTCGGGCTTCATGGCGCAGGGAGTGGATGAATCGGTCAAGCGTTCGGCAATGAAAAAATTATTCACTGATCCGCATTTCAATATCATGGATGGCCTCGACGTCTATATCGAGGACTTCAGCAAGTTTGAACCGATGACGCCTGCTTTCATCGCCGGCCTTAGCCATGCCAAGGGTTTGATGGATCCATTGGCGCAATTGAAATCGCCGCTCATGAAGCTGCTGGATATGCAACCGGAACCTCCGGCGCTGGAAGCACCGGCTGCCGCATCGGAAGATACCGTTGCGCCAATCGCAGCAACAGAAGGCGAGGGCGATAAGGAAACGCCGCCGGAGAATGCGGCAGAAAATACAGATAGCAAAACAGATACATCAGGGGAGCCCAACGCAGCATCACGCGTTGCAGATAATTAA
- a CDS encoding DUF3305 domain-containing protein: METEAISVGVIMQRTPLANRWQPFQWLPIEIVGAIVSHDHAPSCLRNDPDDMRWLFSGIDVNLSSSEAEGYFLNISAPAPCWFIMWRFEEVNGTELAVPKSVTLSYNEAARLMDGGERVDTLPASAEVIERLTAFTHDYYHPEPKRKHKKPSFEGGEGVDKMARAEGGKNGR, encoded by the coding sequence ATGGAGACTGAAGCAATCAGCGTTGGCGTCATCATGCAACGCACACCACTTGCCAATCGCTGGCAACCGTTTCAATGGCTCCCCATTGAAATTGTCGGCGCTATTGTTTCTCACGACCACGCCCCGAGTTGCCTGCGCAATGATCCCGACGATATGCGCTGGCTGTTCAGCGGCATAGATGTCAATTTATCCAGCAGCGAAGCCGAAGGTTACTTCCTCAATATCAGTGCGCCTGCACCTTGCTGGTTCATCATGTGGCGCTTCGAAGAAGTGAATGGTACCGAACTGGCGGTACCGAAGTCGGTCACACTTTCCTATAATGAAGCAGCGCGCCTGATGGACGGCGGTGAACGCGTCGATACCTTGCCGGCATCGGCCGAAGTCATCGAGCGCCTGACTGCGTTTACGCACGATTACTATCACCCTGAACCGAAACGCAAGCACAAGAAGCCTTCTTTCGAAGGTGGCGAGGGTGTCGACAAGATGGCGCGCGCCGAAGGTGGAAAAAATGGCCGCTGA
- the apbC gene encoding iron-sulfur cluster carrier protein ApbC — protein sequence MSITIEAVKEALTAVIDPNTGKDLVSSRSAKNIQINGNNVIFDVELGYPAKSQIDGIRKASIAAVRTIEGMGSVTANVHSKIVAHSAQRGVKLMANVKNIIAVASGKGGVGKSTTSVNLALALAAEGAQVGILDADIYGPSQPMMMGISGRPETMDGKTMEPMENYGLQVSSIGFMIDPDEPMVWRGPIVTQALSQLLEQTNWRDLDYLIVDMPPGTGDIQLTMSQKVPVTGAVIVTTPQDIALLDARKGLKMFEKVGIPILGIVENMSTHICSNCGHAEAIFGEGGGEKMCGEYGVDFLGALPLTMSIRQQADSGKPTVVADPDGPIAVIYKQIARKIAIKVAEKAKDMSSKFPTIVVKND from the coding sequence ATGAGTATTACGATTGAAGCAGTAAAAGAAGCATTGACCGCGGTCATCGACCCGAACACGGGCAAGGACCTAGTCAGCAGCCGCTCCGCAAAAAACATCCAGATTAATGGCAATAACGTCATTTTTGACGTGGAATTGGGCTATCCGGCCAAAAGCCAGATCGACGGCATCCGCAAGGCATCGATTGCTGCAGTACGCACGATCGAGGGCATGGGCAGCGTAACTGCCAATGTGCACTCGAAGATCGTCGCGCATTCGGCGCAACGCGGTGTGAAGCTGATGGCCAATGTCAAAAATATCATTGCAGTCGCATCCGGCAAGGGCGGCGTCGGCAAATCCACCACTTCGGTCAACCTGGCGCTCGCGCTGGCGGCGGAAGGTGCACAAGTCGGTATCCTCGATGCGGATATCTATGGCCCGTCGCAACCGATGATGATGGGTATTTCCGGTCGTCCGGAAACCATGGATGGCAAAACCATGGAGCCGATGGAAAACTACGGTTTGCAGGTGTCAAGCATCGGTTTCATGATCGATCCGGATGAACCTATGGTGTGGCGCGGTCCTATCGTGACGCAAGCCTTGTCGCAATTGCTGGAGCAAACCAACTGGCGCGACCTGGATTACCTGATTGTCGATATGCCACCGGGTACCGGCGACATCCAGTTGACGATGTCACAAAAAGTGCCGGTCACCGGTGCGGTCATCGTTACCACACCGCAAGACATCGCCTTGCTGGATGCACGCAAAGGTTTGAAGATGTTTGAAAAAGTCGGTATTCCTATCCTGGGTATCGTCGAAAACATGAGCACACATATTTGCTCGAATTGCGGTCATGCCGAAGCGATTTTCGGTGAAGGCGGTGGCGAAAAGATGTGCGGCGAATACGGCGTGGATTTCCTCGGTGCATTGCCATTGACCATGTCAATCCGTCAGCAGGCAGATTCCGGCAAGCCTACTGTGGTTGCAGATCCGGACGGCCCTATCGCGGTTATCTACAAACAGATCGCACGCAAGATCGCGATCAAGGTGGCGGAAAAGGCGAAGGATATGTCGTCCAAGTTCCCAACGATCGTGGTCAAAAACGATTAA
- the moaA gene encoding GTP 3',8-cyclase MoaA, which produces MTEKIIPLADLRYLNKVPVIPARLEAPTGLLADTRARPLQDLRISITDRCNFRCVYCMPKEVFDKDYAFLPQSSLLSFEEITRITSLFVAHGVEKIRLTGGEPLLRKNVEKLIAMLSALRTPDGRELDLTLTTNGSLLARKAQALKDAGLKRVTVSLDALDDKVFKQMNDVDFAVSDVLEGIEAAHRVGLGPIKINMVVKGGMNDQEIVPMARHFKGSPYILRFIEYMDVGASNGWKMDEVIPSAEVIRRINAEMPLEAIAPNYVSETAGRWRYVDGGGEIGAISSVTQAFCSDCSRARLSTEGKLYTCLFATGGHDLRALMRGGNTDEEISTAIAHIWRARTDRYSELRTANTDGLQSERKVEMSYIGG; this is translated from the coding sequence ATGACTGAAAAAATCATTCCGCTCGCAGACTTACGGTATCTGAACAAGGTACCGGTCATACCTGCACGCCTGGAAGCACCTACGGGCTTGCTGGCGGATACCCGCGCGCGTCCCTTGCAGGATTTGCGCATTTCGATCACGGATCGCTGCAATTTCCGTTGCGTTTATTGCATGCCGAAAGAAGTTTTCGACAAGGATTACGCTTTCCTGCCGCAAAGTTCGCTGCTTTCCTTCGAAGAAATCACTCGTATCACCTCGCTGTTTGTCGCCCATGGCGTGGAAAAAATCCGCCTGACCGGTGGTGAACCGCTATTGCGCAAAAACGTCGAGAAGCTGATTGCGATGCTGAGCGCACTGCGTACGCCGGATGGCCGCGAACTCGACCTGACGCTGACCACCAATGGTTCACTGCTGGCACGCAAGGCACAAGCCCTGAAAGACGCCGGCCTGAAACGTGTAACGGTCTCGCTGGATGCACTGGACGATAAAGTCTTCAAGCAAATGAATGACGTCGACTTTGCCGTCTCTGATGTGCTGGAAGGTATAGAAGCCGCACATCGCGTCGGCCTCGGCCCGATCAAGATCAATATGGTGGTAAAAGGCGGCATGAACGATCAGGAAATCGTGCCGATGGCGCGCCACTTCAAAGGCAGCCCTTACATCCTGCGCTTCATCGAATACATGGACGTCGGCGCATCGAACGGCTGGAAGATGGATGAAGTGATTCCATCGGCCGAAGTCATACGCCGGATCAATGCCGAAATGCCACTCGAAGCCATCGCACCAAATTACGTCAGCGAAACCGCCGGACGCTGGCGCTATGTCGACGGCGGCGGTGAAATCGGTGCCATCTCGAGTGTCACGCAAGCTTTTTGCAGCGACTGCAGCCGTGCACGCCTGTCAACTGAAGGCAAGCTCTACACCTGCCTGTTCGCCACTGGCGGCCACGACTTGCGCGCGCTGATGCGCGGCGGCAATACCGATGAAGAAATCTCTACTGCGATTGCGCACATCTGGCGCGCACGCACAGATCGCTATTCCGAACTGCGCACCGCCAATACCGATGGCTTGCAATCCGAACGTAAAGTCGAGATGTCTTACATCGGTGGCTAA